A DNA window from Hevea brasiliensis isolate MT/VB/25A 57/8 chromosome 2, ASM3005281v1, whole genome shotgun sequence contains the following coding sequences:
- the LOC110669272 gene encoding probable RNA-binding protein ARP1 isoform X3, whose product MAYQPIPGPSSGSSSSSGFQYLNSPFGDTTYTKVFVGGLAWETQSETMRRYFEQFGEILEAVVITDKNTGRSKGYGFVTFREPEAAKRACADPTPMIDGRRANCNLASLGRPRPPLPYGIISCYTNLMLGRLRPATPFIASVQTPRGTYVGNFGYQQPLPYNYQQGLMYHPYGYATYGPEYVYPQVSSTFRYTVYLEQLTQQFILMDSWGKPFLEVMVIQQCRGMPCQVIILCSLVDLVLMQ is encoded by the exons ATGGCTTATCAACCGATTCCGGGTCCTAGCTCGGGATCGAGTTCGAGTTCAGGGTTTCAATATTTGAATTCTCCTTTTGGAGATACCACTTACACCAAGGTTTTCGTTGGGGGGCTTGCTTGGGAGACTCAGAGCGAGACCATGCGTCGTTATTTCGAGCAGTTTGGAGAAATTCTTGAAGCCGTTGTCATCACCGATAAGAATACCGGCCGATCAAAAGGCTATGGTTTT GTGACTTTCCGGGAACCAGAGGCTGCTAAGAGAGCCTGTGCTGATCCTACTCCAATGATTGATGGTAGACGGGCAAATTGTAATTTGGCTTCACTTGGGCGACCTCGACCACCACTGCCTTATGGTATTATATCGTGTTATACCAATCTTATGCTGG GACGTTTGAGACCAGCCACCCCATTTATTGCAAGTGTGCAAACCCCCAGGGGGACATATGTTGGAAATTTTGGGTACCAGCAACCACTTCCTTACAACTACCAACAAGGATTGATGTATCATCCATATGG ATATGCAACGTATGGACCTGAATATGTCTACCCGCAG GTCAGCAGTACCTTCAGGTATACGGTGTACCTGGAACAGTTAACACAGCAATTTATCCTTATGGACAGTTGGGGCAAGCCCTTCCTGGAGGTCATGGTTATACAGCAGTGCAGGGGTATGCCATGCCAGGTCATCATATTGTGCAGTTTGGTGGACCTAGTGTTAATGCAATAA
- the LOC110669271 gene encoding psbP domain-containing protein 3, chloroplastic isoform X1, whose amino-acid sequence MVTNQNRKIMASMSLLCNWVSQRPCNRYFTPFSDESPLHVLKPNPSSLSSGIKKCRKQQLPCCSNTYRVEEQHQHQLYFSLQELPGRRELLFKIAFIGCTFPAIVYNAFAEIDELRVYTDDANKFQITIPQEWRVGTGEPDGGFKSVTAFYPEEAYSTSNVSVVITGLGPDFTRMESFGKVEAFAETLVGGLDRSWQRPPGVAAKLIDCKSSNGLYYIEYTLQNPGESRKHLYSALGMAFNGWYNRLYTVTGQFLDEEAEKYSSKIQKTVSSFRFIN is encoded by the exons ATGGTAACCAACCAAAACAGAAAAATCATGGCGTCTATGTCTTTACTGTGTAATTGGGTGTCCCAGCGTCCTTGCAATCGCTACTTCACACCTTTCTCCGACGAGTCGCCTCTTCATGTTCTCAAACCAAACCCTAGCTCGCTCTCTTCAGGTATCAAGAAATGCAGAAAGCAACAGCTTCCCTGCTGCAGCAACACCTACCGAGTAGAAGAACAACACCAACACCAACTCTA TTTTTCGCTTCAAGAACTACCTGGAAGAAGAGAACTTCTGTTCAAGATCGCATTTATTGGGTGTACTTTTCCGGCAATTGTTTATAATGCATTTGCAGAGATTG ATGAGTTGCGTGTTTATACTGATGATGCCAACAAGTTCCAGATAACGATTCCCCAAG AATGGCGAGTAGGTACAGGAGAACCTGACGGCGGGTTCAAGTCAGTGACCGCTTTCTACCCAGAAGAAGCTTATTCGACCTCTAATG TCAGTGTTGTGATCACGGGGCTTGGTCCGGATTTTACTAGAATGGAGTCTTTTGGCAAAGTGGAAGCCTTCGCTGAGACTCTG GTTGGTGGATTGGACAGAAGCTGGCAAAGGCCCCCAGGTGTAGCAGCAAAACTCATCGACTGTAAATCCTCTAATG GGCTTTATTACATTGAATACACACTGCAAAATCCAGGCGAAAGTCGCAAACATTTATATTCAGCGCTTGGGATGGCATTCAATGGTTGGTATAACAGACTATATACCGTGACAGGGCAG TTTTTGGATGAAGAAGCAGAGAAATATAGTTCCAAGATTCAGAAG ACTGTTTCATCGTTCAGGTTCATTAACTGA
- the LOC110669272 gene encoding uncharacterized protein LOC110669272 isoform X1 has translation MAYQPIPGPSSGSSSSSGFQYLNSPFGDTTYTKVFVGGLAWETQSETMRRYFEQFGEILEAVVITDKNTGRSKGYGFVTFREPEAAKRACADPTPMIDGRRANCNLASLGRPRPPLPYGIISCYTNLMLGRLRPATPFIASVQTPRGTYVGNFGYQQPLPYNYQQGLMYHPYGYATYGPEYVYPQGVYNPYAGQQYLQVYGVPGTVNTAIYPYGQLGQALPGGHGYTAVQGYAMPGHHIVQFGGPSVNAITTSPMPSIQAPYPTGMGAHVPAQPQFIVPAPSPQYMQGSSSDQTAG, from the exons ATGGCTTATCAACCGATTCCGGGTCCTAGCTCGGGATCGAGTTCGAGTTCAGGGTTTCAATATTTGAATTCTCCTTTTGGAGATACCACTTACACCAAGGTTTTCGTTGGGGGGCTTGCTTGGGAGACTCAGAGCGAGACCATGCGTCGTTATTTCGAGCAGTTTGGAGAAATTCTTGAAGCCGTTGTCATCACCGATAAGAATACCGGCCGATCAAAAGGCTATGGTTTT GTGACTTTCCGGGAACCAGAGGCTGCTAAGAGAGCCTGTGCTGATCCTACTCCAATGATTGATGGTAGACGGGCAAATTGTAATTTGGCTTCACTTGGGCGACCTCGACCACCACTGCCTTATGGTATTATATCGTGTTATACCAATCTTATGCTGG GACGTTTGAGACCAGCCACCCCATTTATTGCAAGTGTGCAAACCCCCAGGGGGACATATGTTGGAAATTTTGGGTACCAGCAACCACTTCCTTACAACTACCAACAAGGATTGATGTATCATCCATATGG ATATGCAACGTATGGACCTGAATATGTCTACCCGCAG GGCGTCTACAACCCTTATGCAGGTCAGCAGTACCTTCAGGTATACGGTGTACCTGGAACAGTTAACACAGCAATTTATCCTTATGGACAGTTGGGGCAAGCCCTTCCTGGAGGTCATGGTTATACAGCAGTGCAGGGGTATGCCATGCCAGGTCATCATATTGTGCAGTTTGGTGGACCTAGTGTTAATGCAATAACGACTTCACCTATGCCCTCTATTCAAGCACCATATCCTACAG GTATGGGTGCACATGTTCCAGCACAACCACAGTTTATAGTTCCTGCTCCTTCTCCTCAGTATATGCAGGGCAGCAGTTCTGACCAAACAGCTGGGTGA
- the LOC110669272 gene encoding uncharacterized protein LOC110669272 isoform X2 has protein sequence MAYQPIPGPSSGSSSSSGFQYLNSPFGDTTYTKVFVGGLAWETQSETMRRYFEQFGEILEAVVITDKNTGRSKGYGFVTFREPEAAKRACADPTPMIDGRRANCNLASLGRPRPPLPYGRLRPATPFIASVQTPRGTYVGNFGYQQPLPYNYQQGLMYHPYGYATYGPEYVYPQGVYNPYAGQQYLQVYGVPGTVNTAIYPYGQLGQALPGGHGYTAVQGYAMPGHHIVQFGGPSVNAITTSPMPSIQAPYPTGMGAHVPAQPQFIVPAPSPQYMQGSSSDQTAG, from the exons ATGGCTTATCAACCGATTCCGGGTCCTAGCTCGGGATCGAGTTCGAGTTCAGGGTTTCAATATTTGAATTCTCCTTTTGGAGATACCACTTACACCAAGGTTTTCGTTGGGGGGCTTGCTTGGGAGACTCAGAGCGAGACCATGCGTCGTTATTTCGAGCAGTTTGGAGAAATTCTTGAAGCCGTTGTCATCACCGATAAGAATACCGGCCGATCAAAAGGCTATGGTTTT GTGACTTTCCGGGAACCAGAGGCTGCTAAGAGAGCCTGTGCTGATCCTACTCCAATGATTGATGGTAGACGGGCAAATTGTAATTTGGCTTCACTTGGGCGACCTCGACCACCACTGCCTTATG GACGTTTGAGACCAGCCACCCCATTTATTGCAAGTGTGCAAACCCCCAGGGGGACATATGTTGGAAATTTTGGGTACCAGCAACCACTTCCTTACAACTACCAACAAGGATTGATGTATCATCCATATGG ATATGCAACGTATGGACCTGAATATGTCTACCCGCAG GGCGTCTACAACCCTTATGCAGGTCAGCAGTACCTTCAGGTATACGGTGTACCTGGAACAGTTAACACAGCAATTTATCCTTATGGACAGTTGGGGCAAGCCCTTCCTGGAGGTCATGGTTATACAGCAGTGCAGGGGTATGCCATGCCAGGTCATCATATTGTGCAGTTTGGTGGACCTAGTGTTAATGCAATAACGACTTCACCTATGCCCTCTATTCAAGCACCATATCCTACAG GTATGGGTGCACATGTTCCAGCACAACCACAGTTTATAGTTCCTGCTCCTTCTCCTCAGTATATGCAGGGCAGCAGTTCTGACCAAACAGCTGGGTGA
- the LOC110669271 gene encoding psbP domain-containing protein 3, chloroplastic isoform X2: MVTNQNRKIMASMSLLCNWVSQRPCNRYFTPFSDESPLHVLKPNPSSLSSGIKKCRKQQLPCCSNTYRVEEQHQHQLYFSLQELPGRRELLFKIAFIGCTFPAIVYNAFAEIEWRVGTGEPDGGFKSVTAFYPEEAYSTSNVSVVITGLGPDFTRMESFGKVEAFAETLVGGLDRSWQRPPGVAAKLIDCKSSNGLYYIEYTLQNPGESRKHLYSALGMAFNGWYNRLYTVTGQFLDEEAEKYSSKIQKTVSSFRFIN; the protein is encoded by the exons ATGGTAACCAACCAAAACAGAAAAATCATGGCGTCTATGTCTTTACTGTGTAATTGGGTGTCCCAGCGTCCTTGCAATCGCTACTTCACACCTTTCTCCGACGAGTCGCCTCTTCATGTTCTCAAACCAAACCCTAGCTCGCTCTCTTCAGGTATCAAGAAATGCAGAAAGCAACAGCTTCCCTGCTGCAGCAACACCTACCGAGTAGAAGAACAACACCAACACCAACTCTA TTTTTCGCTTCAAGAACTACCTGGAAGAAGAGAACTTCTGTTCAAGATCGCATTTATTGGGTGTACTTTTCCGGCAATTGTTTATAATGCATTTGCAGAGATTG AATGGCGAGTAGGTACAGGAGAACCTGACGGCGGGTTCAAGTCAGTGACCGCTTTCTACCCAGAAGAAGCTTATTCGACCTCTAATG TCAGTGTTGTGATCACGGGGCTTGGTCCGGATTTTACTAGAATGGAGTCTTTTGGCAAAGTGGAAGCCTTCGCTGAGACTCTG GTTGGTGGATTGGACAGAAGCTGGCAAAGGCCCCCAGGTGTAGCAGCAAAACTCATCGACTGTAAATCCTCTAATG GGCTTTATTACATTGAATACACACTGCAAAATCCAGGCGAAAGTCGCAAACATTTATATTCAGCGCTTGGGATGGCATTCAATGGTTGGTATAACAGACTATATACCGTGACAGGGCAG TTTTTGGATGAAGAAGCAGAGAAATATAGTTCCAAGATTCAGAAG ACTGTTTCATCGTTCAGGTTCATTAACTGA